Genomic DNA from Pseudomonadota bacterium:
GAATCGGTTTTAAGGTCTCAGCATCGAACAAGTACATGAGGGCGCCGCTCGAAATCTATGTTAGAAGCGCTATATCGAAAAAGATGCCCCTCGACAGTCTCGAAAGTTATGTATGGAAGGTAGACGGAGTCGCTGCCGAAAACACGAAGTCTGAATACCTGAGGGCTACCTTCAGCGAACCGGGCGATCACACCGTCACTTATACAGCAACCATGAAAAGCGGCGCCACGGCGACAGACTCGGTTGACATCACGGTGAATCCGAACCAGCCTCCGACATGCACCATCGACCATACACTGGGTGTGGGCAGTTACGTGTACTTGAAGGCAAAATGCACCGACCCGGACGGCAGAATCTCAGCATACAAGTGGGATCTGGACGACGACAGGGGCTACAGGAAAGGCTCTGCGAACATATCCTTTAAAGCGCCAGTGACACATACATACAGCATTGGTCTTAAAGCGACGGACGATTCCGGTGAAGAAGCTGAATTTACAAAAGAGATTACGGTCACAAAGGAATAGTTTCAAAGGCAGGGGGGGTAGTAACCCCCCTTCGCTTTTTTAAAAGATGGGGTAGATTATGGTAATGATAAACAGAAATATTGATGATCCGATGACGTTCTTCTTTTGGGAAGTAGATGAAATCGTTGTTATCGCCGCCACTATATTTATAGGCATTATCATCAACATGCTTTTTGCTCTTGGGATTGTGGGCATCGTATGTGCCTATATCCTGAGGAAGATCAAGAAGAACAGTTCGGAGGGCGTGATGATACATTTCCTGTATTGGCATGGGTTCATACCATTAAGAAATTGCCCGAAAAGTTACATCAGAGAATTGTCAGAATAGGCTGATTGAAAATTATTGTAGGTTTTATTCGCTTCCGCATGTAAAATGTGAAAATTGTTTCACCTGTCTATACGTATAGCACCAAGTCAAGCATATGGCCTTTTCAGTAAATCTAAGAATTATTGA
This window encodes:
- the traL gene encoding type IV conjugative transfer system protein TraL produces the protein MVMINRNIDDPMTFFFWEVDEIVVIAATIFIGIIINMLFALGIVGIVCAYILRKIKKNSSEGVMIHFLYWHGFIPLRNCPKSYIRELSE